From Actinoplanes oblitus, a single genomic window includes:
- a CDS encoding cysteine desulfurase family protein codes for MDYTGDPPVYLDAASAAPLHPVAREALLAALADGWADPARLYAAGRRAQQLQEAASAAVAELLGVRPDELSFWPSGTAAAQAAVLGGLAGRRRAGSVLVHSAIEHSTVLHAAGTAEAREVRVDRLGRLDLAAWATAVAAPGVALASLISASHEVGTIQPVAAAAEYCAASGVPLFVDAAPSIGRTPVPPGWSLLSASAHKWGGPPGVGVLVVRKGVRWISPAPQDDLYRPRPPGAADLPAIVAAAASLRAVTAEARAEAVRLSALVDRIRDRVAATVPDVEIVGDPVERLPHLVTFSCLYVDGEALLHALDRRGFAVSSGSSCTSSTLRPSHVLEAMGVLSHGNVRVSLHRGITEADVERFLAVLPEIVADLRTEAGL; via the coding sequence GTGGATTACACAGGCGATCCGCCCGTCTACCTGGACGCTGCCAGCGCGGCGCCGCTGCACCCGGTGGCCCGGGAGGCGTTGCTCGCGGCACTCGCCGACGGCTGGGCCGACCCGGCCCGCCTCTACGCGGCGGGCCGGCGGGCCCAGCAGCTGCAGGAGGCGGCGTCCGCCGCGGTCGCGGAGCTGTTGGGGGTACGCCCGGACGAGCTCTCCTTCTGGCCCTCCGGCACCGCCGCGGCGCAGGCCGCGGTGCTCGGCGGCCTGGCCGGGCGCCGGCGTGCCGGGTCGGTCCTGGTCCACTCGGCGATCGAGCACTCCACTGTGCTGCACGCCGCCGGGACAGCCGAGGCCCGTGAGGTGCGAGTGGACCGGCTCGGCCGGCTCGACCTGGCTGCCTGGGCGACCGCGGTGGCCGCTCCCGGGGTGGCCCTGGCCAGCCTGATCAGCGCCAGCCACGAGGTGGGCACGATTCAGCCGGTGGCCGCCGCCGCGGAATACTGCGCCGCCTCCGGGGTACCCCTGTTCGTCGACGCCGCTCCGTCGATCGGCCGCACCCCGGTGCCGCCGGGCTGGTCGCTGCTCAGCGCCAGCGCGCACAAGTGGGGTGGCCCGCCGGGCGTCGGCGTGCTGGTGGTCCGCAAAGGAGTGCGATGGATCTCACCGGCCCCACAGGATGATCTTTATCGCCCCCGGCCGCCGGGGGCCGCCGATCTGCCGGCGATCGTGGCCGCGGCGGCGAGCCTGCGCGCGGTGACGGCCGAGGCGCGGGCCGAGGCGGTACGCCTGAGCGCCCTGGTGGACCGGATCCGGGATCGGGTGGCCGCCACCGTGCCGGACGTGGAGATCGTCGGCGACCCGGTCGAGCGGCTCCCGCACCTGGTCACCTTCAGCTGTCTCTACGTGGACGGCGAGGCGCTGCTGCACGCCCTGGACCGGCGCGGGTTCGCCGTCTCGTCGGGTTCCTCGTGCACCTCGTCGACGCTGCGGCCGAGTCACGTGCTGGAGGCGATGGGTGTGCTCAGCCACGGCAACGTGCGGGTGTCGCTGCACCGCGGGATCACCGAGGCGGACGTCGAGCGCTTCCTGGCGGTGCTGCCGGAGATCGTGGCGGACCTGCGGACGGAGGCCGGACTCTGA
- the trpD gene encoding anthranilate phosphoribosyltransferase, which produces MGARTWPNLTMSLLRGEELATADTAWAMSEIMAGNATPVQISGFAVALRAKGETPAELAGLVEAMLSSATLVELPAEVRTRAVDVVGTGGDRANTVNISTMAAIVTASAGVTVVKHGNRSASSTTGTADLLEHFGIPLDLGPAGVNRTVAEAGIGFCFAARYHPGMRHASVTRRELGVPTFFNMLGPLTNPARPTSAAIGCFEPRMAPVMAAVFAERGDSALVMRGEDGLDEFTTAAPTRVWIARDGKVDELLVDATELGLPRSAPDALRGGDVAFNADVARRVFAGETGPVRDAVLVNAAAAFAAQGGFPGDFRDTMRAGIARAAEAIDSGATTALLDRWVTAAQAAKAAE; this is translated from the coding sequence ATGGGCGCACGCACCTGGCCGAACCTGACGATGTCCCTGCTGCGCGGCGAGGAGCTCGCCACCGCGGACACGGCCTGGGCGATGAGCGAGATCATGGCGGGCAACGCCACGCCGGTCCAGATCTCCGGATTCGCCGTGGCGCTGCGCGCCAAGGGCGAGACGCCGGCCGAGCTGGCCGGCCTGGTGGAGGCGATGCTCTCCAGCGCGACCCTGGTGGAGCTGCCCGCCGAGGTCCGCACCCGCGCTGTCGACGTGGTCGGCACCGGCGGCGACCGGGCCAACACGGTGAACATCTCCACCATGGCGGCGATCGTCACCGCCTCCGCCGGGGTGACGGTCGTCAAACACGGCAACCGGTCGGCGTCGTCCACCACGGGCACCGCCGACCTGCTGGAGCACTTCGGGATCCCGCTGGACCTCGGCCCGGCCGGGGTGAACCGGACGGTGGCCGAGGCCGGCATCGGCTTCTGCTTCGCCGCGCGGTACCACCCCGGCATGCGGCACGCCTCGGTGACCCGGCGTGAGCTGGGCGTGCCCACCTTCTTCAACATGCTCGGCCCGCTGACCAACCCGGCCCGGCCCACCTCCGCCGCGATCGGCTGCTTCGAGCCGCGGATGGCCCCGGTGATGGCCGCGGTCTTCGCCGAGCGCGGCGACTCGGCGCTGGTCATGCGCGGCGAGGACGGCCTCGACGAGTTCACCACCGCGGCGCCCACCCGGGTCTGGATCGCCCGCGACGGCAAGGTCGACGAGCTGCTGGTCGACGCGACCGAGCTGGGCCTGCCCCGGAGCGCGCCGGACGCGCTGCGCGGTGGCGACGTGGCCTTCAACGCCGACGTGGCGCGCCGCGTGTTCGCCGGTGAGACCGGTCCGGTGCGGGACGCGGTACTGGTCAACGCCGCGGCGGCGTTCGCCGCGCAGGGCGGCTTTCCGGGCGATTTCCGGGACACCATGCGGGCCGGGATCGCCCGGGCCGCCGAGGCGATCGACTCCGGCGCCACGACCGCCCTGCTGGACCGCTGGGTCACCGCCGCCCAGGCGGCCAAGGCCGCCGAGTAA
- a CDS encoding nucleotidyltransferase family protein → MTAPDQTTTSETTVTTPEICGVVLAAGEGQRLRPLTASVPKALCPVGNLPLLDHALRRLAGLGLIGPAQVGVNAAYLADQVVTHATGRAHLSVELDGPLGTSGGVARLKEWIGGRGVLVGNADAYLVDPVREPGKDIAALIDGWSGETVRMLTKPCRPGETGGFSGRRFAGFSLIPWRFVVDLEDHNTDLVRTVWRPAEAEGALELIGYEGLYLDTGTPALYLEANLHAAGSGLIDPAAEVTGTAVESVIGAGALVAGSVTRCVVWPGATVEAGESLTDAIRAPGGLTVPVA, encoded by the coding sequence GTGACCGCCCCGGACCAGACCACGACATCGGAGACCACCGTGACCACCCCGGAGATCTGCGGCGTCGTGCTCGCCGCCGGTGAGGGCCAGCGCCTGCGCCCGCTCACCGCGTCCGTGCCCAAGGCACTCTGCCCGGTCGGCAATCTGCCGCTGCTCGACCACGCCCTGCGCCGCCTGGCCGGCCTCGGCCTGATCGGGCCCGCTCAGGTCGGCGTGAACGCGGCCTATCTCGCCGACCAGGTGGTCACGCACGCCACCGGCCGCGCGCACCTCTCGGTCGAGCTGGACGGCCCGCTCGGCACCTCAGGTGGCGTCGCCCGCCTCAAGGAGTGGATCGGCGGCCGCGGCGTGCTGGTCGGCAACGCCGACGCCTACCTGGTCGACCCGGTCCGCGAGCCGGGCAAGGACATCGCGGCACTGATCGACGGCTGGTCCGGCGAGACGGTGCGGATGCTGACCAAGCCGTGCCGCCCCGGCGAGACAGGCGGTTTCAGCGGACGCCGCTTCGCCGGCTTCTCCCTGATCCCGTGGCGCTTCGTCGTCGATCTGGAAGACCACAACACCGATTTGGTACGTACGGTGTGGCGCCCCGCCGAGGCCGAGGGCGCCCTGGAGCTGATCGGCTACGAGGGCTTGTACCTGGACACCGGCACCCCCGCGCTCTATCTGGAGGCGAACCTGCACGCCGCCGGCTCCGGACTGATCGACCCGGCCGCCGAGGTCACCGGCACCGCCGTGGAGTCGGTGATCGGCGCCGGCGCCCTGGTGGCCGGCAGCGTGACCCGGTGCGTGGTGTGGCCCGGTGCCACCGTCGAGGCCGGCGAGTCGCTCACCGACGCGATCCGAGCCCCGGGCGGCCTCACCGTGCCCGTCGCCTGA
- the qcrB gene encoding cytochrome bc1 complex cytochrome b subunit, with the protein MKRRKLDPAEATANFAKGVDDRFQAATPLRALLNKVFPDHWSFLLGEIALFSFIVLLLSGVFLTLFFDPSMKEVAYDGSYSALRGTEMSAAYASSLHLSFEVRGGLFMRQMHHWAALLFMASIVVHMARVFFTGAFRKPREINWVIGVLLFLLGFFAGFTGYSLPDDGLSGTGLRIASAIMLSLPVIGTWLSAAIFGGEYPGEFIIGRFYIAHVLLIPGILLALISVHLGIVFKQKHTQWPGPMRTNENVVGERMFPRYVMKQGGFFMAVFGVIALMAGLFQINPIWMFGPYRAAEVSSASQPDWYVMFMDGLVRLMPNWQIYIPIGDGYSIPPLFWPAVVGLGALFTLPMAYPWLEARKLKDKRTHHLLQRPRDNPERVGIGMMALAFFLVATISGGNDVIADKFHISLNAMTWAGRIGLLILPPLAYYISVRICFGLQQHDREVLAHGVETGIIKRLPNGQFVEVHQPLGPVDEHGHPVPLEYRGWVVPKKMNKIGALAPAVKGFFFPVEKPAEAPVSPAPITSAKREELSGKK; encoded by the coding sequence GTGAAACGCCGAAAGCTTGATCCAGCCGAGGCAACTGCCAACTTCGCCAAGGGCGTCGATGACCGCTTCCAGGCGGCCACCCCGCTCCGGGCGCTCCTGAACAAGGTCTTCCCAGACCACTGGTCGTTCCTGCTGGGTGAGATCGCCCTCTTCTCCTTCATCGTGCTGCTTCTCAGCGGCGTCTTCCTGACCCTCTTCTTCGACCCGTCGATGAAGGAGGTCGCCTACGACGGCTCCTACTCGGCGCTGCGTGGCACCGAGATGTCGGCGGCGTACGCGTCCTCCCTGCACCTCTCGTTCGAGGTGCGCGGTGGTCTGTTCATGCGCCAGATGCACCACTGGGCGGCGCTGCTGTTCATGGCGTCGATCGTGGTGCACATGGCCCGCGTGTTCTTCACCGGCGCGTTCCGCAAGCCGCGTGAGATCAACTGGGTGATCGGCGTCCTGCTGTTCCTGCTCGGGTTCTTCGCCGGCTTCACCGGTTACTCGCTGCCGGACGACGGCCTCTCCGGCACCGGTCTCCGCATCGCCTCCGCGATCATGCTGTCCCTCCCGGTGATCGGTACCTGGCTGTCCGCCGCGATCTTCGGCGGGGAGTACCCGGGCGAGTTCATCATCGGCCGGTTCTACATCGCGCACGTGCTGCTCATCCCGGGCATCCTGCTCGCGCTGATCAGCGTCCACCTGGGCATCGTGTTCAAGCAGAAGCACACCCAGTGGCCGGGCCCGATGCGGACCAACGAGAACGTGGTCGGCGAGCGCATGTTCCCGCGGTACGTGATGAAGCAGGGCGGCTTCTTCATGGCGGTCTTCGGCGTCATCGCGCTGATGGCCGGTCTGTTCCAGATCAACCCGATCTGGATGTTCGGCCCGTACCGCGCCGCCGAGGTCTCCTCCGCGTCGCAGCCCGACTGGTACGTCATGTTCATGGACGGCCTGGTCCGGCTCATGCCGAACTGGCAGATCTACATCCCGATCGGCGACGGCTACAGCATCCCGCCGCTGTTCTGGCCCGCCGTGGTCGGCCTCGGCGCGCTGTTCACGCTGCCGATGGCGTACCCGTGGCTGGAAGCGCGGAAGCTGAAGGACAAGCGCACGCACCACCTGCTGCAGCGTCCCCGGGACAACCCGGAGCGCGTCGGCATCGGCATGATGGCGCTCGCGTTCTTCCTGGTCGCGACGATCTCCGGCGGCAACGACGTGATCGCTGACAAGTTCCACATCAGCCTGAACGCGATGACCTGGGCCGGTCGTATCGGCCTGCTGATCCTGCCGCCGCTGGCGTACTACATCTCGGTCCGGATCTGCTTCGGTCTGCAGCAGCACGACCGGGAGGTGCTGGCGCACGGTGTCGAGACCGGCATCATCAAGCGCCTGCCGAACGGGCAGTTCGTCGAGGTCCACCAGCCGCTCGGCCCGGTGGACGAGCACGGGCACCCGGTGCCGCTGGAGTACCGCGGCTGGGTCGTGCCGAAGAAGATGAACAAGATCGGGGCGCTCGCGCCGGCGGTCAAGGGCTTCTTCTTCCCGGTGGAGAAGCCGGCCGAGGCGCCGGTCTCGCCGGCACCGATCACCAGCGCCAAGCGCGAGGAACTCTCCGGCAAGAAGTAA
- a CDS encoding cytochrome c oxidase subunit 4 — protein MRTEYKIFMGVALFLFGAATVYGFYTKGTGDHTEWVGTVALILSGLLCSMCGGFFWFVARRIDLRPEDREDGEIAEGAGELGFFSPGSYWPFGIALSAAIAGMGLVFWMWWLLAAGLVMVILSACGMLFEYYSSTRQPAEH, from the coding sequence ATGAGGACCGAGTACAAGATCTTCATGGGCGTGGCCCTGTTCCTGTTCGGCGCGGCCACCGTCTACGGCTTCTACACCAAGGGCACCGGCGACCACACCGAGTGGGTGGGCACCGTCGCGCTGATCCTTTCCGGACTGCTCTGCTCGATGTGCGGTGGCTTCTTCTGGTTCGTCGCCCGCCGCATCGACCTGCGCCCGGAGGACCGTGAGGACGGCGAGATCGCCGAGGGCGCCGGCGAGCTGGGCTTCTTCAGCCCGGGCAGCTACTGGCCGTTCGGCATCGCGCTCTCCGCGGCGATCGCCGGCATGGGCCTGGTCTTCTGGATGTGGTGGCTGCTCGCGGCCGGCCTGGTCATGGTCATCCTGAGCGCCTGCGGGATGCTCTTCGAGTACTACTCCAGCACCCGCCAGCCCGCCGAGCACTGA
- a CDS encoding cytochrome c oxidase assembly protein: MQSVEFAPLAGAAGDTGLPPFTASAIFTQFHWFSLIAVGLLISAALYLYGVHRLRQRGDHWPGGRTAAFVAGGLGSIAAVSVTGIEAYDTTLISVHMVQHMVLSMIGPIFLALGAPTTLALRVLHGRPRKTLLAVVHSRYVRVLTFPLVAFGLFIANPFVLYFTGLYRQTLEHAWLHEFIHVHFMVTGCLFFWPLLGLDPLPNRWPYPGRALLMVLSVPFHTVLGLTIMQQHDLLGGDWYPNLHLAWMDPHSDQVTAGGILWAGGEIVSVTMLGILVVQWVRQSEREARRIDRALDRVELEEAAAASKITGPENPERPAPDAG, encoded by the coding sequence GTGCAGTCAGTCGAATTCGCCCCGCTCGCGGGCGCGGCCGGGGATACTGGACTCCCGCCGTTCACCGCGTCGGCCATCTTCACCCAGTTCCACTGGTTCAGCCTGATCGCGGTGGGTCTGCTGATCTCGGCCGCCCTGTATCTGTACGGCGTGCACCGGCTCCGGCAGCGCGGTGACCACTGGCCGGGCGGCCGCACCGCGGCGTTCGTCGCGGGTGGACTCGGCTCGATCGCCGCCGTCTCGGTGACCGGCATCGAGGCGTACGACACCACGCTGATCTCGGTGCACATGGTCCAGCACATGGTGCTCTCGATGATCGGGCCGATCTTCCTGGCCCTGGGCGCGCCGACCACCCTGGCCCTGCGAGTGCTGCACGGCCGGCCGCGCAAGACGCTGCTCGCCGTGGTCCACTCCCGGTACGTCCGGGTGCTGACGTTCCCGCTGGTCGCGTTCGGACTGTTCATCGCGAACCCGTTCGTCCTCTATTTCACCGGGCTGTACCGGCAGACCCTCGAGCACGCCTGGCTGCACGAGTTCATCCACGTGCACTTCATGGTCACCGGGTGCCTCTTCTTCTGGCCCCTGCTGGGCCTGGACCCGCTGCCGAACCGCTGGCCGTACCCGGGCCGGGCGCTGCTGATGGTGCTCTCGGTGCCGTTCCACACGGTGCTCGGGCTGACGATCATGCAGCAGCACGACCTGCTCGGCGGGGACTGGTACCCGAACCTGCACCTGGCCTGGATGGATCCGCACAGCGACCAGGTCACCGCGGGCGGCATCCTGTGGGCCGGCGGGGAGATCGTCAGCGTCACCATGCTCGGCATCCTGGTGGTGCAGTGGGTGCGCCAGTCGGAGCGGGAGGCCCGCCGGATCGACCGCGCCCTGGACCGCGTGGAGCTGGAGGAGGCGGCCGCCGCGTCCAAGATCACAGGGCCGGAGAACCCGGAGCGACCGGCCCCCGACGCCGGATAA
- the ctaC gene encoding aa3-type cytochrome oxidase subunit II, with amino-acid sequence MGARSSATRPRALGRAAGLGLGGATLLALLAGCSVEDVGSKFGHFGWPGPGISLQAHKMYDLWIASTIAALVVGIGVWGLIFWCVIRYRKRGDELPVQTRFNMPMEVLYTVTPVLIVAVLFYYTAIVQTDVDKVSKNPDQIVQITAFKWNWEFEYRDGMGEDANTVASTIGSSDVIPSLVLPVGKKIRFEETSKDVIHSFWVPELLFKRDVMPGNVRNVFEVTLDKTGHYVGRCAELCGTYHAFMNFELVVVTPEKFDQFLAAKKAGQSTPQALTTIGEPAFATTTKPFDTRRGTHSWNQGGDTVAAGK; translated from the coding sequence GTGGGCGCAAGGAGTTCGGCCACAAGGCCGCGGGCACTTGGCCGGGCGGCCGGGCTGGGTCTCGGCGGCGCGACGCTGCTGGCGCTGCTCGCGGGGTGCTCGGTGGAGGACGTCGGGAGCAAGTTCGGCCACTTCGGATGGCCGGGTCCGGGCATCAGCCTGCAGGCGCACAAGATGTACGACCTGTGGATCGCCTCGACGATCGCGGCGCTGGTCGTCGGCATCGGCGTCTGGGGCCTGATCTTCTGGTGCGTGATCCGGTACCGCAAGCGCGGCGACGAGCTGCCCGTGCAGACCCGGTTCAACATGCCGATGGAGGTCCTCTACACGGTCACCCCGGTGCTGATCGTCGCGGTGCTCTTCTACTACACCGCGATCGTGCAGACCGACGTGGACAAGGTGTCGAAGAACCCGGACCAGATCGTCCAGATCACCGCGTTCAAGTGGAACTGGGAGTTCGAGTACCGGGACGGCATGGGCGAGGACGCGAACACCGTCGCGTCGACGATCGGCTCGTCGGACGTCATCCCGTCGCTGGTCCTGCCGGTCGGCAAGAAGATCCGCTTCGAGGAGACCAGCAAGGACGTCATCCACTCGTTCTGGGTGCCGGAGCTGCTGTTCAAGCGCGACGTCATGCCGGGCAACGTGCGCAACGTCTTCGAGGTCACCCTCGACAAGACCGGTCACTACGTCGGCCGGTGCGCCGAGCTGTGCGGCACCTACCACGCGTTCATGAACTTCGAGCTGGTGGTTGTGACGCCGGAGAAGTTCGACCAGTTCCTGGCGGCCAAGAAGGCCGGTCAGTCGACGCCGCAGGCGCTCACCACGATCGGCGAGCCGGCCTTCGCGACGACGACGAAACCGTTCGACACCCGTCGCGGGACCCACTCCTGGAACCAGGGTGGCGACACCGTCGCCGCGGGGAAGTAG
- a CDS encoding Lrp/AsnC family transcriptional regulator has protein sequence MNTAIVHIDCATDSIPEVAEALAALEGVSEVYSVAGNVDLIAIVRVPRFDDIAEVIAGRISKTPGVVNTESHIAFRAYSKHDLEDAFAIGLPDAD, from the coding sequence GTGAATACCGCGATCGTCCACATCGACTGCGCCACCGATTCGATTCCCGAGGTCGCGGAGGCACTGGCGGCGCTGGAGGGCGTCAGCGAGGTCTACTCGGTCGCCGGCAACGTCGACCTGATCGCCATCGTGCGGGTGCCGCGCTTCGACGACATCGCCGAGGTCATCGCCGGCCGCATCTCCAAGACGCCGGGTGTGGTCAACACGGAGTCGCACATCGCGTTCCGGGCCTACTCCAAGCACGATCTCGAGGACGCGTTCGCGATCGGGCTGCCCGACGCGGACTGA
- the qcrC gene encoding cytochrome bc1 complex diheme cytochrome c subunit, translating to MTSDTPARRRARVFSRRGGAPSRARRRVGAAVRMIAALALAGGVYTAFTPGAFAEDTTPLSTAAQQGQELFDNSCISCHGRDGQGVEGRGPSLIGVGSASVEFQVGTGRMPMTRQEAQAEQKKPQFTPDETKQLAQYIQEIGGGPEIPDGELKLNLKDNPEALARGGELFRVNCTSCHSFTGAGGALSSGKFAPSLHDATPEQIYAAMLTGPQNMPVFGDNQLTPEQKREIITYITVQLQDNKDAGGIFNLGGYGPATEGMAIFLVGITILVFTSLWIAGKS from the coding sequence ATGACTTCTGACACCCCCGCCCGCAGGCGTGCCCGGGTGTTCTCCCGGCGCGGCGGCGCGCCCAGCCGGGCCCGCCGCCGGGTCGGCGCCGCGGTGCGCATGATCGCGGCGCTCGCGCTCGCCGGCGGCGTCTACACCGCCTTCACGCCCGGCGCGTTCGCTGAGGACACCACCCCGCTCTCCACCGCGGCGCAGCAGGGCCAGGAGCTTTTCGACAACAGCTGCATCTCCTGCCACGGGCGGGACGGTCAGGGTGTCGAGGGCCGTGGTCCCAGCCTGATCGGCGTCGGCTCGGCGTCGGTCGAGTTCCAGGTGGGCACCGGCCGCATGCCGATGACTCGCCAGGAGGCCCAGGCCGAGCAGAAGAAGCCGCAGTTCACCCCGGATGAGACCAAGCAGCTCGCGCAGTACATCCAGGAGATCGGCGGCGGTCCGGAGATCCCGGACGGCGAGCTGAAGCTGAACCTGAAGGACAACCCCGAGGCGCTGGCCCGCGGTGGCGAGCTCTTCCGGGTCAACTGCACCTCCTGCCACAGCTTCACCGGCGCCGGCGGCGCGCTCTCCTCGGGCAAGTTCGCCCCGAGCCTGCACGACGCCACGCCGGAGCAGATCTACGCCGCCATGCTGACCGGCCCGCAGAACATGCCGGTCTTCGGGGACAACCAGCTCACCCCGGAGCAGAAGCGCGAGATCATCACGTACATCACGGTGCAGCTCCAGGACAACAAGGACGCGGGCGGCATCTTCAACCTGGGTGGATACGGTCCGGCGACCGAGGGCATGGCGATCTTCCTGGTCGGCATCACGATCCTGGTCTTCACGTCGCTCTGGATTGCGGGGAAGTCATGA
- the qcrA gene encoding cytochrome bc1 complex Rieske iron-sulfur subunit, with product MTTHHGAAAEPVDVTDPKLTRFDIVKEGLRRDDIEIVTYESQFQGPNSKAEKRVVRNISFLFLLSGLFAIAFLVFYIVWPWKYQLGHTINDYYTPVLGITLGVSLFALGIAILAWAKKLLPHELSIQQRHGDPSTDDERLITGQTMMYVADELGVQRRPLLKGAIGLGLAPLGLAAAAPLVGGLIQNPHKDPEPMMYRTGFNPVTNGGKLVRLTREDGSPIRPEDVSAGGQMTVYPGIPGGATNKYADSPTLLIHLRADDAAITRANASADPRNKGSMWADYVAYSKICTHAGCPASLYEQQTNRLLCPCHQSQFLITDNAQPVFGPATRRLPMLPLSVDDEGFFVATSDFKDTVGPDFWERP from the coding sequence ATGACAACGCATCACGGCGCGGCCGCCGAGCCGGTCGACGTGACCGATCCGAAGCTGACGCGCTTCGACATCGTCAAGGAAGGCCTGCGGCGCGACGACATCGAGATCGTCACGTACGAGTCGCAGTTCCAGGGGCCGAACTCGAAGGCGGAGAAGCGGGTCGTCCGCAACATCTCCTTCCTGTTCCTGCTCTCCGGCCTGTTCGCGATCGCCTTCCTGGTCTTCTACATCGTCTGGCCGTGGAAGTACCAGCTCGGTCACACGATCAACGACTACTACACCCCGGTCCTCGGGATCACGCTCGGCGTCTCGCTGTTCGCCCTGGGTATCGCGATCCTGGCCTGGGCCAAGAAGCTGCTGCCGCACGAGCTCTCGATCCAGCAGCGGCACGGTGACCCGTCCACCGACGACGAGCGGCTGATCACCGGTCAGACCATGATGTACGTGGCGGACGAGCTCGGTGTGCAGCGGCGCCCGCTGCTCAAGGGCGCGATCGGCCTCGGCCTGGCCCCGCTCGGCCTGGCCGCGGCGGCCCCGCTGGTCGGCGGCCTGATCCAGAACCCGCACAAGGACCCCGAGCCGATGATGTACCGCACCGGCTTCAACCCGGTGACCAACGGCGGCAAGCTGGTCCGGCTGACCCGCGAGGACGGGTCCCCGATCCGTCCCGAGGACGTCAGCGCCGGTGGTCAGATGACCGTCTACCCGGGCATCCCGGGCGGCGCCACCAACAAGTACGCCGACTCGCCGACCCTGCTGATCCACCTGCGGGCCGACGACGCGGCGATCACCCGGGCGAACGCCAGTGCCGACCCGCGCAACAAGGGCTCGATGTGGGCCGACTACGTCGCCTACTCGAAGATCTGCACCCACGCGGGTTGCCCGGCCAGCCTGTACGAGCAGCAGACGAACCGGCTGCTCTGCCCGTGCCACCAGTCGCAGTTCCTGATCACCGACAACGCGCAGCCGGTCTTCGGTCCCGCCACCCGGCGTCTGCCGATGCTGCCGCTGTCGGTGGACGACGAAGGTTTCTTTGTGGCAACGTCTGACTTCAAGGACACTGTCGGACCCGACTTCTGGGAGCGGCCGTGA
- the ctaE gene encoding aa3-type cytochrome oxidase subunit III, producing the protein MTAAAIDKSRIHSLTRPNMVSVGTIVWLSSELMFFAALFAMYFSIRAAAPEMWAEHTKELNIPYATTFTVILVLSSVTCQLGVFAAEKGDVFALRRWFTLTFVMGLIFVLGQANEYRNLVHEGVKLNGDGYGSMFYLTTGFHGLHVTGGLIAFIIYMIRTTMGRFTPAQATSAIVVSYYWHFVDIVWIALFAMIYWLK; encoded by the coding sequence GTGACAGCGGCAGCCATCGACAAGAGCCGGATCCACTCGCTGACCCGACCCAACATGGTCAGCGTCGGGACCATCGTGTGGCTCTCCAGCGAGCTCATGTTCTTCGCGGCGTTGTTCGCCATGTACTTCTCGATCCGCGCCGCGGCTCCCGAGATGTGGGCGGAGCACACCAAAGAGCTCAACATTCCGTACGCCACCACGTTCACCGTGATCCTGGTCCTCTCGTCGGTGACCTGCCAGCTGGGCGTCTTCGCGGCGGAGAAGGGTGACGTGTTCGCGCTGCGGCGCTGGTTCACGCTCACCTTCGTGATGGGCCTGATCTTCGTGCTCGGCCAGGCGAACGAGTACCGGAACCTCGTCCACGAGGGCGTGAAGCTCAACGGTGACGGGTATGGATCGATGTTCTACCTGACCACCGGCTTCCACGGCCTGCACGTGACCGGCGGCCTGATCGCCTTCATCATCTACATGATCCGGACGACGATGGGCCGCTTCACCCCGGCTCAGGCGACGTCGGCGATCGTCGTGTCGTACTACTGGCACTTCGTGGACATCGTGTGGATCGCGCTGTTCGCCATGATCTATTGGCTTAAGTGA
- a CDS encoding sulfurtransferase TusA family protein gives MITLDCRGQKCPLPIIKLAKAMPGVAIGEIVRVLADDPAAANDIPAWCRLKGQEFVAGHGQRFDVRRVI, from the coding sequence CTGATCACGCTCGACTGCCGGGGACAGAAGTGCCCGCTGCCGATCATCAAGCTGGCCAAGGCCATGCCCGGGGTGGCGATCGGCGAGATCGTCCGGGTGCTGGCCGACGACCCGGCCGCGGCCAACGACATTCCCGCCTGGTGCCGCCTGAAGGGGCAGGAGTTCGTCGCCGGCCACGGCCAGCGGTTCGACGTGCGCCGGGTCATCTGA